Proteins from a genomic interval of Dehalococcoidia bacterium:
- a CDS encoding AAA family ATPase yields the protein MRNVRTAAIPSVQGGSDLYPPLVRALLDPGAYSHPVQTVELVQTHISYIFLTGQDVYKVKKAVDFGFLDFTTLEKRRHYCQEELRLNRRLSPAAYKGVVEVTRHGDAYRVGAPGEVVEYAVHMAQLPRDRMLDALLRRDEATPDMVRRLAEKTVEFHRRAETDPEVARFGSPDAVRFNWRENLAQTEKYVGTTIAERQYRDMGAYATRFVDAQTPLLERRMAEGRVRDCHGDLHTAQVCFTNGIEVIDCIEFTPRFRCIDVASEVAFLAMDLDFNGRHDLSRLWVDTYVELSGDGELRELLPFYKCYLAYVRGKVASFQVDAPDVPPPARDKARETARRYFDLAHSYTQPLGRPAIFITTGLAGTGKTTLARDLARRLGVEVASSDVVRKEMASVPFTERHFDPFNRGLYRPEMTEKTYDALVERARHALKRGQSIILDASFREARHRRQAAAAADDAGAAFYVLEAVCPEPLALRRLERRLEQGASASDARAEIYEAQKRAFEPIAEADSVHHMVVDTSRPRGQVIDHVLRRLPLEALAGVKG from the coding sequence ATGAGGAATGTCCGCACCGCCGCCATCCCTTCAGTCCAGGGTGGGTCAGACCTGTACCCACCACTGGTCAGGGCTTTGCTTGACCCGGGGGCCTATTCCCACCCGGTCCAGACCGTCGAGCTGGTGCAGACGCACATTTCCTACATCTTTCTGACTGGGCAGGACGTGTACAAGGTCAAGAAGGCGGTGGACTTCGGCTTTCTGGACTTCACCACCCTGGAGAAGCGGCGTCACTACTGCCAGGAGGAGTTGCGGCTGAACCGGCGCCTCTCGCCGGCCGCGTACAAGGGCGTCGTGGAGGTCACCCGCCACGGGGATGCGTACCGCGTCGGCGCGCCGGGCGAGGTGGTGGAGTACGCCGTGCACATGGCGCAGCTTCCGCGCGACCGCATGCTGGACGCCCTTCTGCGCCGCGATGAGGCAACGCCCGACATGGTGCGGCGGCTGGCCGAGAAGACCGTCGAGTTCCACCGACGGGCGGAGACCGACCCGGAGGTCGCGCGCTTCGGCAGTCCGGATGCCGTTCGGTTCAACTGGCGGGAGAACCTGGCGCAGACGGAGAAATACGTGGGCACGACCATCGCCGAGCGCCAGTACCGCGACATGGGCGCCTACGCCACCCGCTTTGTGGATGCTCAGACGCCGCTTTTGGAGCGCCGCATGGCGGAAGGGCGCGTGCGCGACTGCCACGGCGATCTGCACACGGCGCAGGTCTGCTTCACCAACGGCATTGAGGTCATTGACTGCATCGAGTTCACTCCGCGCTTCCGCTGCATTGACGTGGCCAGCGAGGTCGCCTTCCTGGCCATGGACCTGGACTTCAACGGGCGTCACGACCTGTCCCGCCTGTGGGTGGACACCTACGTGGAGCTGTCGGGGGACGGCGAGCTGCGGGAGCTGTTGCCATTCTACAAGTGCTATCTGGCCTATGTACGCGGCAAGGTGGCCAGCTTCCAGGTGGACGCGCCCGATGTGCCCCCGCCCGCGCGGGACAAGGCCCGGGAGACGGCCCGTCGCTACTTTGACCTGGCCCATTCCTATACGCAACCGTTGGGGCGGCCCGCCATCTTCATCACCACGGGTCTCGCGGGCACGGGCAAGACGACGCTGGCCCGTGACCTGGCGCGGAGACTGGGCGTGGAGGTGGCCTCGTCGGACGTGGTGCGCAAGGAGATGGCCTCCGTCCCGTTCACCGAGCGCCACTTCGACCCGTTCAATCGGGGGTTGTACCGCCCGGAGATGACGGAGAAGACCTATGACGCCCTCGTCGAGAGGGCGCGCCACGCCTTGAAACGCGGGCAGTCCATTATCCTGGACGCCTCCTTCCGGGAAGCCCGCCATCGTCGGCAGGCCGCCGCCGCCGCGGATGACGCGGGCGCCGCGTTTTACGTGCTGGAGGCCGTCTGCCCGGAGCCGCTGGCGCTCCGCCGTCTGGAGCGGCGTCTCGAACAGGGAGCGTCTGCGTCGGACGCGCGTGCCGAGATCTACGAGGCGCAGAAACGTGCCTTTGAGCCGATAGCGGAAGCGGACTCGGTCCATCACATGGTGGTGGACACGTCGCGCCCCCGCGGGCAAGTCATTGACCACGTCCTGCGGAGGCTGCCGCTGGAGGCGCTGGCGGGAGTGAAGGGGTAG
- a CDS encoding bifunctional phosphoglucose/phosphomannose isomerase has product MINLDTPDIYRRLDPSGLGGRIAGMARNCSDAWSAAQAFPLPEDYRRVERVVVLGMGGSAIAGDLLADLCAHLGGPSVLVHRDYELPTRWVSDRTLVVASSYSGNTEETLSGFRRALASRASLGVKLLAITRGGQVAALARESGVPVFPIQFEGEPRSALAWGFLPLVAFTQKLGMVADQSAAVREATALLDRLAAELGPDAPESRNPAKALARRMHGKLPVIYGAGLLTSVARRWKTQVNENSKAWAFFEVLPELHHNAVVGFPLPEKLRKDTLVLMLRSPLLHARTLLRYAITDDMLTEAGVPHETVDARGTSPLAQMLSVTLLGDYVSYYLAMLNGIDPAPVPVIDRLKRRLTESGQ; this is encoded by the coding sequence GTGATTAACCTGGACACGCCGGATATCTATCGTCGTCTCGACCCGTCCGGCCTGGGCGGGCGCATCGCCGGGATGGCGCGCAATTGCAGCGACGCATGGTCGGCGGCGCAGGCGTTCCCCTTGCCGGAGGACTACCGCCGCGTGGAGCGGGTCGTGGTGCTCGGCATGGGCGGCTCCGCCATCGCGGGAGACCTGCTGGCCGACCTGTGCGCCCATCTGGGCGGGCCGTCGGTGCTGGTGCACCGCGACTACGAGTTGCCGACCCGGTGGGTGAGCGACAGGACGCTGGTGGTTGCGTCCAGCTATTCCGGCAACACAGAGGAGACCCTCTCCGGTTTCCGGCGCGCCCTCGCCAGTCGCGCCTCCCTCGGCGTCAAGCTGCTGGCCATTACTCGCGGCGGCCAGGTCGCGGCCCTGGCGCGAGAGAGTGGCGTTCCGGTCTTCCCCATTCAGTTCGAGGGGGAGCCGCGCAGCGCCCTGGCGTGGGGCTTTCTGCCGCTGGTGGCCTTCACCCAGAAGCTGGGCATGGTTGCTGACCAATCGGCGGCTGTGCGGGAGGCCACGGCCCTGCTGGACCGGCTCGCCGCGGAGCTGGGGCCGGATGCGCCTGAGTCGCGCAACCCCGCCAAGGCGCTCGCGCGGCGGATGCACGGCAAGCTCCCCGTCATCTACGGCGCGGGCCTGCTCACGAGCGTGGCGCGGCGGTGGAAGACCCAGGTGAACGAGAACAGCAAGGCGTGGGCGTTCTTTGAGGTTCTGCCCGAGCTGCACCACAACGCCGTTGTGGGCTTCCCGCTCCCCGAGAAGCTGCGCAAGGACACGCTCGTGCTCATGCTGCGGTCGCCGCTGCTCCACGCGCGCACCCTCCTGCGCTACGCCATCACCGACGACATGCTGACTGAGGCGGGCGTTCCGCACGAGACCGTGGACGCGCGGGGGACAAGCCCGCTGGCCCAGATGCTGTCGGTGACGCTCCTCGGCGACTACGTCAGCTACTATCTCGCCATGCTGAACGGGATAGACCCCGCGCCCGTGCCGGTCATTGACCGGCTGAAGCGGCGCTTGACCGAAAGCGGCCAGTAG
- a CDS encoding MFS transporter yields the protein MAGSTVARARSQGLHYAWVVLACAAAMAVVAAGIRNSFAVLVDPLVAQYGWSRGDISVAYALVYLSAVPLSLLAGAVADKYGSRRVILAGSLAFTAGMLLTGTATQLWQFYVYYGVLLGGLGTTIFTMLLPVVLTRWFHARVGMALGFMWVAVGLGPVILPFLLRWVISLVGWQQAFTLIGIPTGVVLLTAGFLLRNKPEDKGLMPYGLFAGQGQAAETAATPPADAVTFARVRSNRSFWFLVLVHALGCAGHSIILAHVVSMATLQGVPGLVAVGVLSAISGASMVSRFGMSMVTERMGARFTLAVALLLQTTPLVLLFWASDTWGFYLFAVLFGFGFGGEMVGFPIINRQFYGEKAPLNRIYSFEVAGAMMGMAFGGWLGGALFDLSGSYTWSIVAALVCGYAGLVPVLLLPAHQPGRLVVAAATSAGAHQAATHAR from the coding sequence ATGGCGGGCTCCACCGTCGCACGGGCGCGCTCACAGGGTCTCCACTACGCGTGGGTGGTCCTGGCTTGCGCCGCCGCGATGGCGGTTGTCGCCGCGGGCATCCGGAACTCTTTTGCCGTTCTCGTTGACCCTCTGGTCGCCCAGTACGGCTGGAGTCGGGGAGACATATCCGTCGCTTACGCGCTCGTGTACCTGTCGGCGGTGCCACTGTCCTTGCTGGCGGGAGCTGTGGCGGACAAGTATGGCTCTCGGCGGGTCATTCTGGCGGGCTCCCTGGCATTTACCGCGGGCATGCTGCTGACTGGCACGGCGACGCAACTGTGGCAGTTCTACGTCTATTACGGCGTTCTGCTGGGTGGTCTTGGCACGACCATCTTCACAATGCTGCTGCCCGTTGTCCTGACACGCTGGTTCCACGCGCGGGTGGGGATGGCCCTCGGCTTCATGTGGGTGGCGGTGGGCCTTGGCCCGGTCATTCTGCCATTCCTGCTGCGCTGGGTCATCTCCCTTGTGGGGTGGCAACAGGCCTTTACGCTGATAGGCATCCCCACAGGGGTGGTCCTGCTCACGGCGGGCTTCCTGCTGCGGAACAAGCCGGAGGACAAGGGCCTGATGCCCTATGGGCTTTTCGCAGGCCAGGGCCAGGCGGCGGAGACTGCGGCGACGCCTCCCGCGGATGCCGTGACCTTTGCCCGGGTGCGTTCCAACCGCTCCTTCTGGTTTCTGGTGCTGGTCCACGCGCTGGGTTGCGCGGGACACTCCATCATTCTGGCCCACGTGGTCTCCATGGCCACGTTGCAGGGAGTCCCCGGCCTCGTGGCCGTGGGCGTGCTCAGCGCCATCTCCGGCGCGTCCATGGTGAGCCGCTTCGGCATGTCCATGGTGACCGAGCGGATGGGCGCGCGCTTCACGCTGGCCGTCGCGCTGCTGCTCCAGACTACGCCGCTCGTGCTGCTCTTCTGGGCGAGCGATACATGGGGCTTCTATCTCTTCGCGGTGCTCTTCGGCTTCGGGTTCGGGGGCGAGATGGTGGGCTTCCCCATCATCAACCGGCAGTTCTACGGCGAAAAGGCGCCTCTAAATCGTATCTATTCGTTTGAAGTCGCGGGTGCCATGATGGGCATGGCCTTCGGCGGATGGCTCGGAGGCGCGCTGTTTGACCTGAGCGGGTCATATACATGGTCGATTGTCGCGGCGCTGGTCTGCGGCTACGCCGGGCTTGTGCCTGTTCTGCTGCTGCCCGCTCACCAGCCGGGCCGGCTGGTGGTCGCGGCGGCGACGTCCGCCGGAGCGCATCAGGCGGCCACCCACGCCCGCTAG
- a CDS encoding type II toxin-antitoxin system HicB family antitoxin, producing MKLKVVVHEAEEGGYWAEVPAIPGCATQGETFEELLHNLYEAVEGCLSVDIKKPKARAKSKVRVLEIAV from the coding sequence ATGAAATTGAAGGTTGTGGTACACGAGGCGGAAGAGGGTGGCTACTGGGCGGAGGTGCCCGCCATCCCTGGCTGCGCCACGCAGGGGGAGACCTTTGAAGAGCTGTTGCACAACCTTTACGAGGCGGTGGAGGGCTGTCTCTCCGTGGACATCAAGAAGCCAAAGGCGCGGGCAAAAAGCAAGGTGCGGGTCCTCGAAATAGCCGTATGA
- the prfA gene encoding peptide chain release factor 1, whose amino-acid sequence MDDIKQFLPKLESVERRYNDIERQMADAALATDYGRVQTLAKERASIEDVVNQFRSYRKVDQELQDTLALVKESGDEEMRAMARQEADALEKRRNGLIEELHRGLLPRDPNDEKDVIVEVRAGAGGDEAALFASDLFRMYSRYAQRHNWKTEVINTSAIGIGGFKEITFEVHGKGAYSRLKHESGVHRVQRVPSTESSGRIHTSTATVAVLPEIDEVDVQVNPDELRIDIFHASGHGGQNVQKVATAVRIVHVPTGIVASCQDERSQLKNKTKAMALLRARLYEIKRRKQEEQVSQQRRAQVGTAERSEKGRTYNFPQNRVTDHRVNITVHNLEGVLDGDLDKLIDALQADEQERKLAESLV is encoded by the coding sequence ATGGACGACATCAAGCAGTTCCTGCCCAAACTGGAATCCGTCGAGAGGCGCTATAACGATATCGAGCGCCAGATGGCGGACGCCGCCCTCGCCACCGACTACGGGCGCGTGCAGACCCTGGCGAAAGAACGCGCCTCCATTGAGGACGTGGTCAACCAGTTCCGCTCCTACCGCAAGGTGGACCAGGAACTGCAGGACACGCTGGCCCTGGTCAAGGAGAGTGGCGACGAGGAGATGCGCGCCATGGCCCGCCAGGAGGCGGACGCGCTGGAGAAGAGGCGCAACGGCCTCATCGAGGAGTTGCACCGCGGGCTGCTGCCCAGGGACCCCAACGACGAGAAGGACGTCATCGTTGAGGTCCGCGCCGGCGCGGGAGGCGACGAGGCCGCCCTGTTCGCGTCAGACCTCTTTCGCATGTACAGCCGCTACGCGCAACGGCATAACTGGAAGACGGAGGTCATCAACACCAGCGCCATCGGTATCGGCGGCTTCAAGGAGATCACCTTTGAGGTCCACGGCAAGGGCGCCTACAGCCGCCTGAAGCACGAAAGCGGCGTCCACCGCGTCCAGCGCGTGCCCTCCACCGAGTCCAGCGGCCGCATCCACACGTCCACGGCCACCGTGGCCGTCCTCCCGGAGATTGACGAGGTGGACGTGCAGGTGAACCCCGACGAGCTGCGCATTGACATCTTCCACGCCAGCGGCCACGGCGGGCAAAACGTGCAGAAGGTGGCCACGGCAGTGCGCATCGTTCATGTGCCCACGGGCATCGTGGCCAGTTGCCAGGACGAGCGCTCACAGCTCAAGAACAAGACGAAGGCCATGGCCCTGCTCCGCGCGCGCCTGTACGAGATCAAGCGGCGCAAGCAGGAGGAGCAGGTCTCGCAGCAGCGCCGCGCCCAGGTGGGGACGGCGGAGCGCTCCGAAAAGGGCCGCACCTACAACTTCCCTCAGAACAGGGTCACCGACCACCGCGTCAACATCACCGTCCACAACCTGGAGGGGGTGCTGGACGGCGACCTGGACAAGCTGATTGACGCGCTTCAGGCGGACGAGCAGGAGCGCAAGCTGGCGGAGAGCCTCGTGTGA
- a CDS encoding phosphoglucomutase/phosphomannomutase family protein has product MSDTTPIKFGTDGWRAIIAEDFTFENVRACARGTALYLQERGLASRGLVVGYDTRFSSEHFAAAVAEVVAASGVPVYLCERAAPTPVVSYSIVAQKAGGAAIITASHNPGIWNGYKYKPEYAGSASPEVVARLEQLIAAARAGGPIPRMPLSEAEASGRVRRIDPEGPYMEHVARLVDLERIRKAGLRVEVDPMYGAGAGYLRKLLAHDASGLAGGATRVHELHGERNPIFPGMRQPEPIADNLHDLCKAVVRRKADVGLATDGDADRVGMVDENGVFLTSLQVFALLALYMLEVRGERGAIVKSVTTTSMLYKLAQLYNVPIFETPVGFKYIGPIMEREKALIGGEESGGFGFRGHIPERDGVLASLFLLDLMVRTGKSPAKLIEYLYGKVGPHHYKRIDLPFDATRRDSVVRRVSDSRPSALDGVKVATTDTTDGFRFVLEDGAWLLIRFSGTEPLLRIYGEGPSPERVERLLDAGRKMTGV; this is encoded by the coding sequence ATGAGCGACACCACCCCCATCAAGTTCGGCACCGACGGATGGCGCGCCATCATCGCCGAGGACTTCACGTTCGAGAACGTGCGGGCCTGCGCGCGCGGCACGGCGCTGTACCTCCAGGAGCGCGGCCTGGCCTCGCGCGGGCTGGTCGTGGGATACGACACGCGCTTCAGCTCTGAGCACTTCGCCGCCGCCGTGGCGGAGGTGGTGGCCGCGAGCGGCGTCCCGGTCTATCTCTGCGAGCGGGCCGCGCCCACCCCGGTGGTCAGCTACAGCATCGTGGCCCAGAAAGCGGGAGGGGCCGCCATCATCACCGCGAGCCACAATCCGGGCATCTGGAACGGCTACAAGTACAAGCCGGAGTACGCGGGCAGCGCCTCGCCGGAGGTGGTGGCCCGTCTGGAGCAGCTTATCGCAGCGGCCAGGGCCGGGGGCCCGATACCGCGCATGCCCCTGAGCGAGGCGGAAGCAAGCGGGCGCGTCCGGCGCATTGACCCGGAAGGGCCGTACATGGAGCACGTCGCGCGGCTGGTGGACCTGGAGCGCATCAGAAAGGCGGGCCTGCGCGTGGAGGTGGACCCCATGTACGGCGCGGGCGCTGGCTACCTACGGAAGTTGCTGGCCCACGATGCATCGGGGCTGGCGGGCGGCGCCACCCGCGTCCACGAGCTGCATGGCGAGCGCAACCCCATCTTCCCCGGCATGCGTCAGCCAGAGCCTATCGCCGACAATCTGCACGACTTGTGTAAGGCCGTGGTGCGGCGCAAGGCGGACGTGGGCCTGGCCACGGACGGCGACGCCGACCGCGTGGGCATGGTGGACGAGAACGGCGTCTTCCTGACGTCCCTACAGGTCTTCGCGCTGCTGGCCCTGTACATGCTGGAGGTGCGCGGCGAGCGCGGCGCCATCGTGAAGTCGGTGACGACCACCAGTATGCTCTATAAGCTGGCGCAGCTTTACAACGTGCCCATCTTCGAGACGCCGGTGGGGTTCAAGTACATCGGCCCCATCATGGAGCGCGAGAAGGCGCTCATCGGCGGCGAGGAAAGCGGCGGGTTCGGCTTCCGCGGGCACATCCCGGAGCGCGATGGCGTGCTTGCCAGCCTGTTCCTCCTCGACCTGATGGTGCGGACGGGGAAGTCGCCCGCGAAGCTCATCGAGTACCTGTACGGCAAGGTGGGGCCGCATCACTACAAGCGCATTGACCTGCCGTTTGACGCGACGCGGCGCGACTCCGTGGTGCGGCGCGTGTCCGACAGCAGGCCGTCGGCGCTCGATGGCGTCAAGGTCGCCACCACGGACACGACGGACGGCTTCCGGTTCGTGCTGGAGGATGGGGCGTGGCTGCTCATCCGGTTCTCCGGCACGGAGCCGCTGCTGCGCATCTACGGCGAGGGCCCCAGCCCAGAGCGCGTGGAGCGGCTTCTAGACGCGGGTCGCAAGATGACGGGAGTGTAG
- a CDS encoding cytochrome c yields MKVSTRSGARAFAFLWLCLVAALVLAACGQAAQPAPAPPEVVQRGARLYGAYCQSCHGDATGGVIQDYPPVHNANGHTWHHPDCVLVRITVEGVPPSPGAPADAPRMEGFKLATDDVKAILAYMKTWWTDKQRAFQADVTRQSC; encoded by the coding sequence GTGAAGGTCTCCACTCGCAGCGGCGCAAGGGCTTTCGCTTTCTTGTGGCTTTGTCTGGTGGCCGCGCTTGTCCTTGCGGCGTGCGGCCAGGCGGCGCAGCCTGCGCCAGCGCCGCCGGAGGTCGTCCAGCGGGGCGCGCGGCTCTACGGCGCCTACTGCCAGAGCTGCCACGGCGACGCGACGGGCGGCGTCATCCAGGACTATCCTCCCGTGCACAACGCCAACGGGCACACCTGGCACCACCCCGACTGCGTGCTGGTGCGGATTACTGTGGAGGGAGTGCCTCCGTCGCCTGGCGCCCCGGCTGACGCGCCGCGCATGGAGGGGTTCAAGCTCGCCACGGACGACGTGAAGGCGATTCTGGCCTACATGAAGACCTGGTGGACGGACAAGCAGCGCGCGTTCCAGGCCGACGTGACCCGGCAGTCGTGCTAG
- the prmC gene encoding peptide chain release factor N(5)-glutamine methyltransferase has protein sequence MTYLETLQWGRVTLASAGIDEHYLESEVLLCHAIGKNRAELYARLSDRLPDDRAEAYKRLVKRRLTREPLAYITRRKEFFGLDFAVDARVLIPRPETEMLVERAVGAVRERFGGDGKRAVLADIGTGSGCVAIALAVHLPAARVYATDASAGALAVAERNVRRHGVARRVTLLRGDLAEPLPELVDMLVANLPYVLDGDYPGLAPELHHEPRDALLGGPDGTDAIARLLRSAPTKVKPDGALLLEVNEAHADTVADMARAAFPQATVRVWPDLAGLPRVVEVRREVTGLPAQWTVRR, from the coding sequence GTGACCTACCTGGAGACCCTCCAGTGGGGCCGCGTCACCCTCGCGTCCGCCGGCATTGATGAGCACTACCTGGAGTCAGAAGTCCTCCTCTGCCACGCCATCGGCAAGAATCGCGCGGAGCTTTACGCGCGCCTCTCCGACAGACTGCCCGACGACAGGGCGGAAGCCTACAAGCGCCTGGTGAAGCGCCGCCTCACCCGCGAGCCTCTGGCCTACATCACCCGACGCAAGGAGTTCTTCGGCCTGGACTTCGCCGTGGACGCGCGCGTGCTCATACCGAGGCCGGAGACCGAGATGCTGGTGGAGCGGGCCGTGGGCGCGGTGCGCGAGCGATTCGGAGGGGACGGCAAGCGCGCGGTGCTGGCGGACATCGGCACGGGCAGCGGGTGCGTGGCCATCGCCCTGGCCGTGCACCTGCCAGCGGCCCGCGTGTACGCCACGGATGCCTCCGCTGGCGCGCTGGCGGTCGCTGAGCGGAACGTGCGCCGCCACGGAGTCGCGCGCCGCGTCACCCTCCTGCGCGGCGACCTTGCGGAGCCGCTGCCCGAGCTTGTGGATATGCTCGTCGCCAACCTGCCCTACGTCCTCGACGGCGACTACCCCGGCCTGGCTCCTGAGCTACACCACGAGCCGCGGGATGCGCTCCTGGGCGGACCGGACGGCACGGACGCCATCGCGCGGCTGCTGCGGTCGGCGCCGACGAAGGTGAAGCCGGACGGCGCGCTGCTGCTGGAGGTCAATGAGGCGCACGCGGACACGGTGGCGGATATGGCGCGCGCGGCCTTCCCGCAGGCTACAGTGCGCGTGTGGCCGGACCTTGCGGGCCTGCCGCGCGTGGTGGAGGTACGGAGAGAGGTAACAGGCCTACCCGCACAGTGGACAGTCAGGAGGTAG
- the metK gene encoding methionine adenosyltransferase, with translation MESPSYLYTSESVTEGHPDKMCDQISDAILDAIFSKDSQARVACEALATTGLIVVTGEITTSTWIDMSKVIRDTVRAIGYTRSDHYFDADTCGIILSIKEQSRDIAMGVNQALEAREKGLPSSNGDEDFDKIGAGDQGMMVGFACRETDMLENDAGNPRILMPLPIYLSHLLTKRLAEVRKDGTLPYLRPDGKSQVTVEYSKGKPKRVTTVVIGAQHSAEVDHSTIERDIIEYVIKPVVPKHLRDKDTRYYVNATGRFVIGGPMGDAGLTGRKILVDTYGGVARHGGGAFSGKDPTKVDRTGAYAARHVAKNLVAAGLADRLEIQVAYVIGKAHPVSISIETFGTGKVSDEIILELINKHFDLRPGAVIHNMELRRPIYKQTASYGHFGREDLDLPWERTDKAAILRREAGLSPLKPAPVA, from the coding sequence ATGGAATCCCCGTCGTACCTGTACACATCGGAGTCGGTCACCGAGGGCCACCCCGACAAGATGTGCGACCAGATCTCCGACGCCATCCTGGACGCCATCTTCTCGAAGGACTCCCAGGCCCGCGTCGCGTGCGAGGCCCTGGCGACGACCGGCCTCATCGTCGTCACCGGGGAGATCACCACGTCCACATGGATAGACATGAGCAAGGTGATCCGCGATACCGTCCGCGCAATCGGCTATACGCGGTCTGACCACTATTTCGACGCCGATACCTGCGGCATCATCCTGTCCATCAAGGAGCAGTCCAGGGACATCGCCATGGGCGTGAACCAGGCCCTGGAGGCGCGTGAGAAAGGGCTGCCCAGCAGCAACGGCGACGAGGACTTCGACAAGATCGGCGCGGGCGACCAGGGGATGATGGTGGGCTTCGCATGTCGCGAGACGGACATGCTGGAGAATGACGCCGGCAATCCCCGGATTCTGATGCCTCTGCCCATTTACCTGTCCCACCTTCTCACCAAGCGCCTGGCCGAGGTGCGCAAGGACGGCACGTTGCCCTACCTGCGTCCCGACGGCAAGTCCCAGGTCACGGTGGAGTACAGCAAAGGGAAGCCCAAGCGGGTCACCACAGTGGTCATAGGGGCGCAGCACAGCGCGGAGGTGGACCACAGCACCATCGAGCGCGACATCATCGAGTACGTCATCAAGCCCGTGGTGCCCAAGCACTTGCGGGACAAGGACACGCGCTACTACGTGAACGCCACGGGGCGCTTCGTCATCGGCGGCCCGATGGGCGATGCCGGCCTCACGGGGCGCAAGATTCTGGTGGACACCTACGGCGGCGTGGCCCGGCATGGCGGCGGCGCATTCTCCGGCAAAGACCCCACAAAGGTGGACCGCACGGGCGCCTACGCCGCCCGCCACGTGGCCAAGAACCTCGTGGCGGCGGGCCTGGCGGACCGATTGGAGATCCAGGTGGCCTATGTCATCGGCAAGGCGCACCCCGTCTCCATCTCCATCGAGACGTTCGGCACGGGCAAGGTCAGCGACGAGATCATTCTGGAGCTGATCAACAAGCACTTTGACCTGCGGCCGGGCGCGGTCATCCATAACATGGAGCTGCGTCGTCCCATTTACAAGCAGACGGCTTCCTACGGGCATTTCGGTCGCGAGGACCTGGACCTGCCGTGGGAGCGGACGGACAAAGCCGCCATTCTGCGGCGAGAGGCGGGCCTCAGCCCTCTCAAGCCCGCGCCAGTGGCGTAG
- the ahcY gene encoding adenosylhomocysteinase — MTSKQRFRGDVRDIGLARDGELRIEWAAREMPVLGLIRRRFSKEKPLKGVRLSACLHVTTETANLVLTLKEGGAQVAVCASNPLSTQDETAAALVASYGIPTFSIKGEDNDTYYRHIHAALEHKPQITLDDGADLVATIHKDRRDLLPGVLGGTEETTTGVIRLRSMAQAGKLLYPIMAVNEADTKHMFDNRYGTGQSTIDGITRATNILWAGKTVVVVGYGWCGRGVALRAKGLGAHVTVAEVDPIRALEAMMDGYSVAPMAESAKVGHIFITVTGDINVISRQHITTMRDGAILANSGHFNAEIDIPGLESLAKGKRRVRPFVDEYTLQDGRKVFLLGEGRLINLAAAEGHPASVMDMSFANQALCVERLAGGQTKLAPGVYSVPKEIDQEIGRLKLQSMGITIDVLTDEQRRYLESWEAGT, encoded by the coding sequence ATGACATCGAAACAGAGGTTCAGGGGAGACGTTCGTGATATTGGCCTCGCCCGTGACGGCGAACTGCGGATCGAGTGGGCCGCCCGCGAGATGCCCGTCCTGGGCCTTATTCGCCGCCGCTTCTCCAAGGAGAAGCCGCTCAAGGGCGTTCGACTCTCCGCCTGCTTACACGTGACCACGGAGACGGCCAATCTGGTGCTCACCCTCAAGGAGGGTGGCGCCCAGGTGGCGGTCTGCGCCTCCAATCCCCTGTCCACTCAGGACGAGACGGCCGCGGCGCTGGTCGCAAGCTATGGTATTCCCACTTTCTCCATCAAGGGAGAGGACAACGATACGTACTACCGGCATATTCACGCCGCGTTGGAACACAAGCCGCAGATCACTCTGGATGACGGCGCTGACCTGGTGGCGACTATCCACAAGGACCGGCGCGACCTGCTTCCGGGCGTCCTGGGCGGCACCGAGGAGACGACTACGGGCGTCATCCGGCTGCGCAGCATGGCCCAGGCCGGAAAGCTCCTGTACCCCATCATGGCGGTCAACGAGGCGGACACCAAGCACATGTTCGACAACCGCTACGGCACGGGCCAGAGCACCATTGACGGCATCACCCGCGCCACCAACATCCTGTGGGCGGGCAAGACAGTCGTGGTCGTGGGCTACGGCTGGTGCGGGCGGGGCGTCGCCCTGCGGGCAAAGGGCCTGGGCGCGCACGTGACCGTCGCGGAAGTGGACCCCATTCGGGCGCTGGAGGCCATGATGGACGGGTACTCCGTGGCGCCCATGGCGGAGTCGGCCAAGGTGGGGCACATTTTCATCACGGTGACCGGCGACATCAACGTGATCTCCCGCCAGCACATCACGACGATGCGGGACGGCGCTATTCTGGCCAACAGCGGGCACTTCAACGCGGAGATAGACATCCCCGGCCTGGAGTCCCTGGCGAAGGGCAAGCGGCGCGTCCGGCCGTTCGTGGACGAGTACACGCTGCAAGACGGCCGGAAGGTGTTCCTCCTGGGCGAAGGCCGCCTCATCAACCTGGCCGCCGCCGAGGGGCATCCCGCCAGCGTGATGGACATGAGCTTCGCCAACCAGGCCCTGTGCGTGGAGCGTCTGGCCGGGGGCCAGACTAAGCTCGCACCGGGCGTTTACTCGGTGCCCAAGGAGATTGACCAGGAGATCGGTCGGTTAAAGCTACAGTCCATGGGCATCACTATTGACGTCCTGACGGACGAGCAGCGGCGCTATCTGGAAAGCTGGGAAGCCGGTACCTAA